The following are encoded together in the Malaya genurostris strain Urasoe2022 chromosome 3, Malgen_1.1, whole genome shotgun sequence genome:
- the LOC131438293 gene encoding coatomer subunit epsilon, producing MSRQSNEVDELFDVKNSFYIGNYQHCINEAQKISKPSLEKDTFLYRAYIAQHKYRVVLDGIRSNSDNPLLALRYLAEYLSDKSRREAIVSSFDDKFKGDISELDVTWIIAGSIVYCHEGTYESALKILHGNFHLECLSLQLQCLLHMSRVDLAKQVLQTMQEKDDDATLTQLSQAWLNIQIGGEKLQDAFFIFQDFCDKFSPSLLLLNGQAVCYIGQQKYDDAENVLLECLNRDPNNYDTLINLLLLSQQKEKNNSQFNRYLSQVLDQHKESTLMATYNKKQAEFDRLVLQYGPSNNKFVQDIVV from the exons ATGAGCCGACAATCAAATGAAGTTGATGAACTATTTGATGTGAAAAATTCCTTCTACATTGGCAACTATCAACATTGTATTAATGAGGCTCAAAAGATCTCC AAACCATCGCTTGAGAAAGACACATTCCTTTATCGGGCTTACATTGCCCAGCACAAGTACCGGGTGGTCCTCGATGGAATTCGATCGAATAGCGACAATCCCTTGCTGGCCTTGCGTTATTTGGCCGAGTATTTGTCGGATAAATCTCGCCGAGAAGCAATTGTTAGTTCGTTCGATGACAAATTCAAAGGAGATATCAGTGAACTGGATGTAACATGGATCATTGCTGGTTCCATCGTTTACTGTCACGAGGGAACCTACGAGTCGGCGTTGAA GATCCTCCACGGAAACTTTCATCTGGAATGCTTATCGCTGCAGTTACAGTGTTTGCTACATATGTCGCGAGTGGATCTAGCTAAGCAGGTACTCCAGACCATGCAAGAGAAAGACGATGACGCAACTTTAACGCAACTGTCACAGGCCTGGTTGAACATTCAAATCGGTGGTGAAAAGCTCCAGGATGCATTCTTCATCTTTCAAGACTTCTGCGATAAATTTTCTCCATCACTGTTGCTGCTGAACGGTCAAGCAGTTTGCTACATTGGTCAGCAAAAGTACGATGATGCGGAAAATGTTCTACTGGAATGTTTGAATCGGGATCCGAACAATTACGATACGTTGATTAATCTTCTCTTGCTGTCACAGCAAAAGGAAAAGAATAACAGCCAATTCAATCGGTATCTCTCCCAGGTGTTGGATCAGCataaggagagtactttgatggCTACCTATAACAAGAAACAGGCGGAATTCGATAGGCTAGTGCTGCAGTATGGACCGTCGAATAATAAATTTGTGCAAGATATCGTTGTCTGA